The Haliotis asinina isolate JCU_RB_2024 chromosome 2, JCU_Hal_asi_v2, whole genome shotgun sequence genomic interval gagtttagtttagttttacgctgcactcagcaatattccagatatttggcagcgacctgtaaataattgagtctggaccagacaataaagtgatcaacagcatcagcacagatctgcgcaactgggaactgatgacatgtgtcaacaaagtcagcgagcctgacctcccgatcccgttagtcgccttttctggcaagaACAGGTTGCCGAAGACCTATTCAACCCTACATGTAGTATAGTAATCCCATCAGTTGGTTAGCAAGCTAAGGATACACGACAGGCCTGTGCCCGACTGACACAATTATGGTAACTAGTAGTCTACAAAGGTTGCTTTTAACTACGCATCAGTGGTTTGTTAACACACTTTTCTAATTTATATAGACTGTCAGATAATCATTTCCATTGTTCAACATATTTCCATGCACTTTCTCCTCACtttcacacaaacatataaGGACTAACAAAAGCCGTGGCTGCGAGTATGATACTGAGGCCTAATTACCATTTGCAACCGGATAACATAACGTTGTGTAAATATGCGATGAATCAAAAGTTCAAATATGCTGAAGATCATTCATTATATGCGTGCCCCTAATATCCTTTAAACGTCATCTTAAACTAcatcggagtgagtgagtttagtttcacgccgcactcagcaatattccagctatatggaggcggtctgtaaataatcgagtctggaccagacagtccagtaatcaccatcaacagcatcgatcttcacaaatgggaacggatgacatgtgtcgaccaagtcagcgaacccgaccacccgatcccgttagtcgtctcttacgacaagcatgggtttctgaattCCTactctatcccggaccttcacgggtcaactaCATTTGAAAGACAGCATGGTCTATAATGAGTGTCTTAAATGAAATCTTCGAAACATTATGGTTTCTGAATAGATGATGTGGGAAtagtgttttgtttctttgtctaTCAGAACGTGCCCATTGATTGATGGCGAGTAATGCCATCTCGTGCATACGTGAATAATGCCATGGCGCGGAGTGATACTCGTGTCACAGTAGACTGAATGAGGACGTTTTATTAATGACATGTAGGGTTAGATAAGGAGTCTGTGTCGTGAAGAAGGGATGCAACAAATATGGAACGTCGTACTGGTGACATGACAACGTAATTATAAGGTACGGACTGACACCTTCTTGTCATTAATTTACTTGCAACAAGCCCATGGGCTTTGTCTTGTCCGTCATCGCGTTGTAGATAACAAAAATGTTGTAAATCAATACCATTTAGTTtcacgacgcactcagcaatattcgctacatggtggcggtctgtcaatactggagtgtggaccagaaaatccagtgaataaCAGCATGGGTATAGGTCAGCGCAATTGACAATCGATGACGCATGTAAACCAAgccagcgagactgaccaccctatcccgtttgtcgcctcttgcgagaagcgtgggttactgaggatcaagtctaacccgaatcttcacgtgTAATGTTATCTTCAAAATGCCCAGGCAGCATCTGCCATAGTAGTGCATTTAGACATTATGTATTAAACTGGAAGATGTCATAATGGGAGATATACAACTGGTTCTTGTTGTGTCTCTCCTGCCATGACATCTCGTGCAATACACTAGGTCCCCATGGAATGGTGCGGagttgtatgtctgtttgtttatCTATTTACCCATTcaaaagcctgtaaataatGGTATATGTACAGTACCAGCAGAAGGTAATACAGCAAGAACTTGACCGGTGGTAACAACTTGACCCTGGTGACCTTTTGAACGCTTGCAGCAACGGACACAACAAATGACAGTCAATATAATCACAATGAGCGACAACACAGCACTGCACACTATCCCGATGATCAGTGCAACCGTTGCAATCGTTTCGGCGTCGTTTCCGCTGCAAGAAAAAGTTTGGGCAATATGTGAAAAACAGCTAGGCATAATCGCAGAAAGCATTAATGGAGCGTGGATACCATCAGGTCCAACCATACTACCTCACTCTACAAAATAACCCACAACAACATGTACCCTTATACGTCCCAAGACACAACTATGCCTCCCAAGGGGACTGGATTGTGATAGTTATTGAACTATATGAGATCAAAGATATGCCTGTTACTCTAGTTACACTCATGTGGCTTGTTTATGTACATCAGTGAATGCATGACTGAAGTAGGAATACAAAGAATGTTGGATTTTCCCTGAGTGATTCACCTGAATTATATTTTGGGGTAAAgtttaaaataacataaaaatgtACGCGCCAAATCCAAATGAACAACCCGAATGACACGCGTCACtaactagtgttttgatggataATTAATTAGttcacaccaaatgccttcCGACAGATTAAGAATGAATGCGGTAAACGGTATtaatgtgacacatacacatgtacgtTTCACAGATCTCTCCGTCCGGATAACTGCATcatgtttcaatggaaatctatgggaatggtttgaaaattcgccgCCCGGTCCGGAAGCGCGGAGTCCgtttaagcgagtacaattaataaacgcaagtttcgtttcacataaaaatcgccCGGAAGGCGGGTTTTCCGGATATATGGGGTCcgagtaaacggggttcgactgtatttaAGTTTTCAAAGTAACAATCGAAAAGTGCACATGTCATGGTTCTCTCATCATttttcaaacacatgtatctcCATTGTTTGACAGTGATTCAGAAGCACATACACTGATACGGTTGGAAACGTTGCCCAATATGAGATGAGATATGCCATCGTTAAGAAAGCTTTCTCAGGCTATTTCCACATCGAAATGAAACAGTCATGGAAGAGGATGTACAACTGACCTGCTACAGCAGTACTGCTGGGTAGAGTCCCCGCAACATCCATAGCTACACATGAAGGTCTTGCCGTCATCGTTGCAATAAGTGACGTCATGTGCTGGAAAGGCATTGTCAGTTAACCTGTATGGATCTTACATCTCATTAATACATTCTATACAATTAACAGTTGTAACGTAATTTGAGCTCAAAAACGAAATCACTGTGTTGGATTTAAACGCTTGGTCTGTTCAAACGCAGAGGTCCCAACCCTGAATCAAATAAAAGCGGAGTCATGCCTTGCCCAAAGCAATTCTCGACCCCTGAAGGTGTGAAATGGGAGTTAGTGTGAGCGCGGGATCGGGCCCCTTTTGAGGATGGGTGTCTGAGGGGGGCCTCCCCTACAAGAATAGTTTGCTGGAAATATGCAAGTTCTAGGCATACTTAACCAGATAATACTTGACTCAAATGAACATAATCAAACGGCCATTTACTACAATTCTTTAAAACATGCTAAATTTatgaacatatttgtattttctagTTTTTAACAGACAACTCGGAGAGTAGATTTTGTGTCTGAAAATCGgagtggttggcatctctgtaaaCGCTTGATCTCGTCTGAATTTATATTATTACAGATAACTGTACATGGCTACAAAGAATAGGTGTCACACCTACCTGAGACAAGATGTCCAAATAGCAACACGCTTACTCCAAGTATGTTCATGATGGTTTACTCTGGAATGCTGCAACAAATATGACCAAATCTCTGATATGTAACGGCCTCATACACGACATGacaagtgaaactgtaagttgtGTATGCTAGGCGG includes:
- the LOC137274107 gene encoding protein shisa-5-like: MNILGVSVLLFGHLVSAHDVTYCNDDGKTFMCSYGCCGDSTQQYCCSSGNDAETIATVALIIGIVCSAVLSLIVIILTVICCVRCCKRSKGHQGQVVTTGQVLAVLPSAGTNTTHGVYSAGYVYPHQPAPGTQYTQPAGTTQPPPSYPPGPTPAYPTETGQARATTDEAMTPLKSDYRPPESG